The DNA window GTGATTGCTTCTTCAGCTTCTGTTCTTGCATTTCTCCACGGCTCTTGGTGCTGAAATGCAAACAATAATAGATTAGTTATTGAATAAAGGGAAAacaattatctttttatttatttatttattattattattattatttttggctACAGATGAGCAAAAGggtatattaaaaatataaaaatggatGCACAAGATTATAGTCTCTATGCATTCCTAAactccaaaataaaaatcaccTTATGGTTAAAACCTCACCTTTGGTATTGCCATCAGGAGGGTAATAGTGGACAAGAGATCTATCTAGGAATCCACATTCGGCATAGATAAGGAAGACTGCCATCTACTAcccaattaattaattttgtGCTTGGCATGCATTTTGAAATGAATTATAGGTCGATGATACATTATGAGATGATAATTTTCACTGTTTTTACCATCTTAGAATGCATTATTGACCTAGAATACATCCcaaaaatgcataccaaatggagcctctaagtgtctaaagctcctctttataattaaaaaagaaagtctAAAAGCTCCTCATTTGTTAAACTATTTCCTAGGACTATTCTATTGGTCTTCTcgttaaaaattttcaattgcaACAAAAGGCAACTGCAAGTGGTACTTTTTTTATATATGGAAAAAAGCTAGTCCAAAAGTTTCAAGGGCTAATCCCTAGAGGCTAGAGAATAGAGAGTGCCCTAACATTATTAATCTATTATATAATTGATCACTTGATCATTTACATAATCTAAGCATATCAAGTGTTGCATTATTAATATGCCTAATTACAAATTAACTAAGCAAAGTAGATGTGAATATTGCTTATCAAGGTACCAACCAAGTCCAATTGCCTCTGATCCCTTCATTATACGCAATCGCTTGCATGAATCGACAAACATCCTAAttgaaattaaagagaaaaagttAGTAAATCACTTGAATTATATGAATGAACCCTTAAAATTTAAGTGTACtaatctacccaaaaaaattaaaaaacaaaattaagggTGGTTAATTACTTCAACATGCGCAGCCCATGCATGGGTTGCCAGGTTTTGCAGAgaccaaaacaaaagatttgaaGAACTTACTCCCAAGGGACATCACCAACAAGCATCCAGTCTCCATCTTTGTCTTCATATGTGGGCACATACTCAGAACTATTCAACAGATCCATCAACTTACTCTCATTCATGAAATCCTTCATTCCTTGTGGCCCACAGTTACCTATTCATTCATGGATTAACAAGAAAGATTAACATCAACTTCCACTTGCTTAGATCAATATATAGCTAGACATCCATGAAAGGAATTTAATTATAAGGCGTAACCTAAGATGGAGGATTGATAATGAATTAATAGTTACCTATGGTGAAGGAACTGAACATCTTTCCTAAGGCATCAGACAGTTCTTGGTAGCTCTTGTACATCTTCAGGTCCACCTTACGAAGGTAAGGTGCTCCATCCATACTAACCTTCACAAAAGCTGCGCTTCCATTAGCCTTCTCAGATTCTTCAGTGTTATTCTTCTGGACAGACAGGATATTCTTTCGGAATGACCTAACTGGTGGCCAACCCACCACTTGTGCCCTGAAACCCGAAAAAATGTTATGAGTTCAAGCAATTTGTTAACATGGAATGCAGTGTCTTCTTGCAACTCTAAGACTAACCACCTGACATGCTTAATGTAATAAAGTTGCGCCTTCACTACCACTTTTAACTAAAGAACAataaaatctttatttttttttttttaaatttcatgtTTTGGTAGAGAAAAcgaaatgaaaatttaaaaatttttctttgtaaaGATCCGAATCCTTCTACAAGAAGAATATAAAAACGAGAAAGAAGAGGATTACTTGGCGGGTGGTTTGGCGGGATCAgtagaggaaggaagaaggttcTTATCCTTGTTAATTGGGCTCTTCTTCTCAGTTGAATCCAACACAGACTCCTTTGAAGGAAGGTTGAGCTGCAAATCAACAGTCTCCGAGAACCCTCTCTTTCCACCATTCTTGTTAGTGGTCTCACCATCATTAGTGATTCCACTTCCTCCTGGTAGCCCAAGACGCAGCTCCGTCGCTTCAAAATTCAAGCTGTAGTTGTCGCTCTCCGCCGCTGCGCAGAGCATGTTTGTAATTTTCCGGCCGACTTCCATGAGGATTCCggcaatggaagaagaagaagaaggtgtattatccttctctctctctctctctctctctctctctctctctctctctctctctattctctgcGTTGAGTTGCTAAGCCTTTGTTCGGTTGTGTGTTTGTGGTGTAGTTGGGAGAGATTCAGAGTCAGACtgagaagggaaggaaagggaaacgATGGGAAAAGGTAATAATACGTCGTCGGAAGAAGGTATATTTGGCGCTGCGTGCATTAATATATGAGTGGATGAGTGAGAACTGTACTACCGTGTCTCCACCGACCAGATCTTGACACGTGTTGAGTTCAATGAGCTGGATCGTCCGAGAGTCTTTTTTTTGCCTTCCGAATGTGATGACATGAATGATAGCGTCACTTATGAATGATTGAGGTGGCAAGGACTTGACATCTAGCACTTTCCCCACTACTTGTACACTTGTCTATGAATCGCCGATTCATTTCTAATTTCTATCCTGTTCGAAAGTTTAATTATGTCCTAGATTAAGCTAAAATTAAATCACATATGACATATATTATTTTGGATTGAGTTTTTCTTCACTCATATTGAAAAGAGAATATCTTCAATCATGGAATTTGACTCTAATTTGATTGAGAATATTCTTTAGAATGGATTAGTTTGAATCTTCGTAAAACAGAAGAAACGAAAATTAATAATGAGATTCACTATTCTAAGAATCTAATCATAATGTCATATCACTATTAGATAATCAAGAtattatctcttcatttggttaGTAAAGCTTTCATCTATTTCCCAACGCCAATCTAATAATTGGTAGGTAATTGTAACACTCAATTTAGCCCGAGTGAGGATCCATTGTTACActttataagaaaaataataataataataattttttattttagggtgCAACTTGTTATCAAAGTGGTGAATTAAAATGTCATAACATTCTTTTGATTGTCTCTcatttattctcaaaagttatttGATGCAGAgctcaaaaaaaatttcaaaaaattgaaagtatttttttgctaaagggagaaagaagccTACTAGTTTGGTATTGCCTAAGCTCAGACATAGGTGGACGTGAAAAGACTATACTACCCCTACCTCGTGCACTGAATATTCTCCCACACACCCTCACATTGGTCATGTGCCCTGATCTTGCCTACGTCGGAGTAGCAAGGTTCTTTCTTATCTTAAatcataaagagaaaaaaaaaatattacatcttAATTCACTACTTTGATTGTAATaacattttttccctttattttatcaggaaaaggaaaatattaatcTCACAACTTTTGTGACCTAACCATctaatcacattttaaataaattttgaagcCGTTCAATAAGAATATCTGATTCTTGTGAACCAAATGAATAACTAAAGTGTTGATAGATCAAGATACGCAATCGTCTATGAAACTGGCTAACTTCATAAAGTTTCATATATTTTGATCTCCAACTTCACAGGGTTTTTATGTTCAGACAGGGTGGCCATGCTGCCTAACCCTttaaatttctcaaatttttcctttaaaaactCTTTCTTCTATTCCATATATGGTGAGAATGAGGAGGGGAACATGAAGGTACAAAGGCTGCGTTAGTTAACAACCTAAAATTACTTTAGAAAAGGAAACTTCAAAAGCATTGACAAGAAGTAGACCCCATGGTTGTCTTCAACAGCATTTGGGGAGAACTAAGATCCTCTTGGACAATAAAGTATGAAGTATCAACAACGAGGAATTAGAAAACTttaatcaaagaaaattttgagGTATGTATCATCATTATCTCTCATGCTTTTACATAAGCCAATTTGTGGTAACACTTTAAGAAAAGGAATcaaccaatgaaaaaaaaaacctagggAATTGAAGTTAACAACCTCCAatcaatgtaaaaaaaaaatgaaaatcaagaaTAAATAGTCACAAAATGCATTTACATAGTTTGACATGATAGTTGATGTCCAAGGTGAGATGAAATttgtttcattatcaatggagaataggtttACAGTCGGTCATCCTTACGCCTATAGATAATGATCTGCTGCTACAAATTTATAGCAAAATTTACATAAGCATGCATATCAGAAATTCCAATATCCACCATTGAACCTTGCCATGGTCTTGCCAGTTCGTTGAGGCCTCTATAATGAAAATAACACACAAGGTGGACTAATTTCTAAGGAACTTGGATTCTACGACTTTTTAATggtccttcaaaatcaacatacaaaCATAAAacaacagaatacaagacatcgtactcCTAATAATAAAAACTCTTTATACTTGCTAATATTTCATAGATTTTCAGGCATTTGAGCCTTTGGAAGGGCATAGTGCACCTAAGTTTGTCAAGAACattttatccccccccccccacccagccaaaaaaaaaaattaggaaaagtaTGTTAAGAAGCCTTATCTATTCTACGGATGGCTTGTGCCTACCACATTTGCGCTACCACATGTAAGAGAGATACATTTACAAAAATgtaggattttttgtttttttttgggtaaaacaaCAATCTTGTATTCACCGATTCATTTAGTTTGAAGCCAATGTATTTATTCTTAGTCCTCATTGagaccaaaaataaaatgttttCTCTAGGGCTCCATCAATTGGGAATGGTTTTGGTGGATGGTAACTCATACGAAAAAATGGTTAATAGTTTTCTAGATTTACCATATTGTGATATAAGTGAAGCTAAAATTTTATGGATGTGTAAATTCTTAGGTCTCCTActcacatgttaagtttcaacGTAatctaaaattataaattaactacataacaaaataaaacctaaaaaattCAAGATGACCAAGAAGGTGCTTGGGACTATGGCATGAGAGTGTTGTTAGTGGAAAAgtaatgattgaatttgagattGAACTTCGAAAAGGGACATGTTTAGACTATTACTTAATATACAATTGTCACAGTTGTCAtcgttaaccaaaaaaaaaaaaaaatcccaattgtCATCATTCTTCATTTAGGAAAATAGATGCATTCACCCACTGAATTTGTTTATACAATGTCAACTACAAAAATATTCAGTTCTTTATTATTACAACATTTCTCACAAAATTAAGATTAAGGTGACTTTGATAGAACTTCAGCACTACGTATCCCTCACTCAACGACTGA is part of the Macadamia integrifolia cultivar HAES 741 chromosome 9, SCU_Mint_v3, whole genome shotgun sequence genome and encodes:
- the LOC122088490 gene encoding auxin-responsive protein IAA16-like, which encodes MEVGRKITNMLCAAAESDNYSLNFEATELRLGLPGGSGITNDGETTNKNGGKRGFSETVDLQLNLPSKESVLDSTEKKSPINKDKNLLPSSTDPAKPPAKAQVVGWPPVRSFRKNILSVQKNNTEESEKANGSAAFVKVSMDGAPYLRKVDLKMYKSYQELSDALGKMFSSFTIGNCGPQGMKDFMNESKLMDLLNSSEYVPTYEDKDGDWMLVGDVPWEMFVDSCKRLRIMKGSEAIGLAPRAVEKCKNRS